TCCAGGTCAGTGTAATAGTGCTGTTCAGAATTAGAGGTTAGATTTAGACTAGAAAGGGTGGTATTATTAAACAAACGAGTTATCAAATCTTCAATCATATTAATATAGAACTGATAAACAAAGGGTAGCAAACAAGTGTTTACTGGTTCAAGCAGTTAGGTCCCTTTTTCAGTTTACTCcgtttattgttattgttaagtatTGCTATTTATTGTCGTTATGTAGTTTGTAGAACAGTGAAGTATAGCAGAGATACTGTAAATTAATATGTAAATACAAGTTTCTATAGGCAGTGACATGTAAAAAACCCAAAAACCTGGGCTTGGTAATcattcacagaacacacagacatcaTAGACCACTGTGAATTGAACactgagcaaaaaaaaaaaaaactgtaaacctatatatatatatatatatatatatatatatatatatatatatatatatatatatatatatatatatatatatatatatatatatatatatatatatatgtgtgtgtttgtgtttgtgcgtgtgcgtggtgtgtgtgtgtgtgtgtgtgtgtgtgtgtgtgtgtgtgtgtgtgtgtgtgtgtgggtgtgtgtgtgtgtaaatatatatatatacactgagaCACTGTCTTCCTGTAATTCCCCGAAGAAAATAGTGCTTGGTTGGCACATAAAACATATGATGCATTAACCGCACATATGACCCCACAAGAATCAAAGAGCAACCAATCATATCAAGTGTGGTTACATCGAGAAATAAACACTCATCCACAGCGTTGACAGAAAAGACACCAACTGTCTCTGCTGAATTTGGGAAATATATGAAGGCAACAATGACTTGCAGCAGATTCCTAGATGTGGTTTTGCTTCAGGATAAAGTGGAAACACACTTTCTGGACACCATGTTGCCACAGCAGTATTTCTTCCATGGTTGTCTTCTCCCTCCGTAAGGTGACAGTTAATGAGTGTCTGGAAGAACACCTCCGTTAAGGTGCTTCTGGGTTAATGCTGATCAGTTACACAATGACACAATGTTGACCCGGTTGTGAAGGTGGAGGCCATGGTGGCTACGCCCCCTTCTCACAGAGGGAACACGAGAAAGCCGGAGAAGGTGGAGTACTGCCACCCACCCACCAGGTTTCCCTTCTCCAGCTTCAGGTATACCTTGTCCTCCTTGTCCAGGTAGAGGAGGACACTGTTGGTGGCCGCCTCCCGTGTCACGTCCTTGTCTCCGGCGAAGGCCGAGATTACCGGCCTCCCGTTCAGCATCAGGTTCACCTGAGAGGCACAACAGGACAAATCCGTATGAAGAAACATGCGGCAAACATCAGGGCCAAACAAGAGCTGCCTGTACTGTATCAAACACAGGGGAGAGTTGGCAGCTTCGCTGGTTACACTGCTCGTCTTATATGACATCTCCACTTTGGGATTAAATCAACTGGTGCCAGAAGCTACTACCATTTTTCTCCTTTTCCCCCCCAGAATGATTTGCTATGCTTTTATAATGGCTCTGAAATTGCAGTTGTAAAAAATGAGTGGCTGTTTTATCTGTGAAGTATCATGTGTCTCTTACCTGTATGGTTTGGCTCTGATATACTTTAATAACGTGAAAGTTAAAACTGTAGATCCCTTTCCGAGGTGACAGAAATACAGATTCCAGTGTGAAATAGTTTCCTATGTTGACAAGAACCTGTAGGGTGCAAAAATATTTTACAGGTATCAAAGCACAAAATTAACTAAAACACTAATGCCACTGTGGATAAATATCTTAACCACACTGTACAATTATGTATCATTCAAGTATTCACTCCTTTGTGTTCACCCTAGAATGAAACTATAACCCTTGAAAATGTTGGCATGAGATGAAAATAGTTTAATTCCAACATGCTCTTGTGCGTTCCTGACAGCAAAGAAAAGGACCAGGGTTTTTTATACTCGTTTTGATTATGAGTCACCTCAATGCTGTTTGGACTCTCAACTGCACAGCAGAACGCTCTTCTGAAACATCTCAGACTCACAACTATAGGACAGTAGGCTGTGAGCCATGGTCCATTCACCATCACGTGGGATCGGTCCAGCTTGACATGCCGACAGTTAATGCTAATGCACCCCATGAGAGATTGAGGTTCTCTTTAAGAGGACGGGATGAATTGAGTGGACAGGGGTGTATGTGAGACTGTAATGGGTTGGCACAGGTTATTTGACATCATGTATGTAATTATATATCGGTTATGTATGAAATGGGACTGGCAAACGCTCATGGGTAAAGACATTTATGTTTTCACTTAAAAAATTAAAGAAGCTGGAAATATAAAATGGTCTTGTTTTATAATGTTCCTAAAGACTTCTCATATATTGGATGTGTCTTTGTTCTTCCGCCTCTCTGTGCTCTTGGGACAGGgctgtgtgagagttgttgtGGTACTCTATTGTCTCTTGGGCCGCTGGGGGACTCGGGCTTTATTGTGCTGTCTTTGGCTTGCAGAGATGCTCAATCTGATGGTATAGGGCTGTCTGATGGGGAGCTAAAATAGGTAGACCTTCTATTTATGCTTTATGCAGTATTCAAACCTGCTTATGTATGCTTTTTAAGTATGAACATTTTACATTAATTATATATTACAcatgtaaattatatatatggctATTATTACACTAAATATATGTACAAATGTAACTATATGTACAATGTATGATTTCTGactatatttatatacattccTCTCCAGTGTCCAGCATTAGTTTGCCAACAGGAGGAACCATTTTCCTTGGTGCTGCTTTTCAGCTCTATACATAATGACCTGTGATCAGTTCTGAATACATGTATCTGGTGCTATTAAAAAACATACCAAAATACTAACTGAAAATAAACACAACAGCATAGTCCATGCCTGTGCTAGGGTACTAGCAAATTAGAGACTTTGAATGTATTGATATATTATATTTTAGCATAATTAGATTACCTTTAAGAAACTACTCATATATTTGCATAATAAATATGCTGTTTAACTACCAAATGGATTATTGCACATTATGTTTCACATATATATAGGCAGTGCAAAttcctgctatgttgtatgaaGGAAGGAATATGAACAGAAACTCTAAAGCAAGCACAcaaccctgcagatggcatGTTTTTAACCTCAGATCTGACCCCAAACCCACAAAGCTCTGCTCTCTCTGGGATCCAGATAAGGCTCACTTGTCTGTTGTAGGCATATCTAGAAGTACCAGGTAGCTCATAAGTGGACACACCACAGTTCTTTAAAAACCTCGCCAGCCTGGTCTGGCAAGTGTAGGAACAGATGGAGCGCCAATGCCACTGGTGTTTGTCCCACTGGGAGAGGGACTGGCATCCTCTGAGCCCTTGCACAATACATAGCAGGTTAGCATAGCCTGACCTGGTGCCAGCATAACTCAGAAAAGAGTTACATAAAGTCCTCAGGAGGCCTCAATCCATGGTACAGACGGAGTTAGAGAGCGAGTCAGGCAGCTGCGTGGACGCCTGGTTGGTGGGATGATTTGTGGTCTGTGCGTGGGGGATTTTACAGAAACCAAGGGCGGAGAGCGGCAGGTCAGGCCGGCGTCTTTTCTAGGTTATTTTTCCCCCTTTGCCCCTACAGCCACAGTAATGAGTAGGGAATAATAGGTCCTCAAGGGGAGTATACGCAGTGCATCTCAGCAGAAAAGAAGCTGAGTTTTAGCTTGTGTCATGCATCAAAATGTACATCTATTAGCACTGTCTTTGCAAGAAGAGACCAGTGAGGGAACACGAGAGAATGGGCAAATAAATCGTGGTCTGATATATGGCAACATATTGCATCGTTGGCTATTCATATATGGTCCACCAGCACTACTAAGACGCATGTAAGACTTTTAGGCCACAAAAGCTTTATTCTGTCTATTTACATTAAGTAATTACCCTACCCAAGTGATATGTAACTAAGAGggaaaaaagtatatatttaaatGGAAAACAATACTTAAATAACTTGATATCTTTATCAAGTCTTTAATGTCTTTAATCTTTAATGTCCAATGAATCCTAAGACATTCAAAGCCACTTAGCCTCTAGTTGCTTATCTTAGATTGATCATCTGCTTTAATGTTTCTTGAATAATTGAGCCTTGAATTTGGCTAAGAACACTAATTACCACAGGCGTAGCTTGTGCAGTGTAGCTGTTATACAAAAGCTATCAGTGATTATGATCATATGATATGTATGCAGTCATCCCTATATTAAGTAAGACATTGTAAACGCTGTCTTTGAATTTCTGTCAGACGTGAAGTGAGAATGTGCCTCTGGTTTCTGAAACGTAAGAACAAATTCTCTAGTGAATGACCGAAGCACGAGGGTTTAACGAGACATATGCGAATAATGTGATAATAAGAAAGCCGTGTTGTGGTAAATCAGCATATATATACAAGTTTACCGTGTGGCGTAGAGTTATGATTAAGAACGACATAAATAGAAAAGCATTACATAAAAAGAAAGTGATAAAGAAGGCATTGGAGCCCAGAATTGAATATAGTTACTGTAGCAACTCAGTCGTACTT
This sequence is a window from Brachyhypopomus gauderio isolate BG-103 chromosome 21, BGAUD_0.2, whole genome shotgun sequence. Protein-coding genes within it:
- the cbln4 gene encoding cerebellin-4, with the translated sequence MPSKKATLEHVALLIGFVVITKLVVAQNDTEPIVLEGKCLVVCDSNPATDWKGASSPLGISVRAANSKVAFSALRSNNHEPSEMSNKTRIIYFDQVLVNIGNYFTLESVFLSPRKGIYSFNFHVIKVYQSQTIQVNLMLNGRPVISAFAGDKDVTREAATNSVLLYLDKEDKVYLKLEKGNLVGGWQYSTFSGFLVFPL